One genomic segment of Triplophysa rosa linkage group LG22, Trosa_1v2, whole genome shotgun sequence includes these proteins:
- the opn4xa gene encoding opsin 4xa isoform X3, translating into MYAFCGALFGITSMINLLAISIDRYIVITKPLQAIRWTSGRRTLLIILMVWIYSLAWSLAPLLGWSSYIPEGLMTSCTWDYVTSTPANKSYKLMLCCFVFFVPLGIISYCYIFMFLAIRNASREMEKLGSHVRKTTLIQEQSIRTEWKLAKIAFVVIIVFVLSWTPYACVTLIAWAGYSHVLSPYSKAVPAVIAKASAIYNPFIYAIIRSKYRDTLAEKVPCLHFLAQSSRKDFICVSNSESSFREPVISRHSSGFQRVYSMSTGDTVWSDVELDPMDQKSHFLRNSRSANQLRDEAQKQKAKRVEMRIKGRGEDSSEEKLAVTDTWALRSSGHDLVSESVNMTTVPLLMAKDQSPGEEEQSEDSLTGQVSISVSSLTRSLAFYEDMDTPVRSTSENNLREKNIVTQTREDDFILRTLNCSPELFESVQKYILRETAKPGT; encoded by the exons ATGTACGCATTCTGCGGGGCTTTGTTTGGAATCACATCCATGATCAACCTGTTGGCAATTTCAATCGACCGCTACATTGTGATCACCAAACCGTTGCAGGCCATCCGGTGGACGTCCGGACGTCGAACGCTGCTCATCATCCTCATGGTTTGGATCTACTCGCTGGCCTGGAGTCTGGCACCTCTTCTGGGATGGA GTTCTTATATACCTGAAGGCCTCATGACTTCTTGCACATGGGACTATGTGACGTCGACTCCAGCAAACAAGAGTTACAAGCTGATGCTCTGCTGTTTTGTCTTCTTCGTCCCTCTTGGCATCATCTCGTACTGCTACATCTTCATGTTCCTCGCCATTCGGAATGCAAGCAG aGAAATGGAGAAGCTGGGAAGTCATGTGAGGAAGACCACCCTGATCCAGGAGCAGTCTATAAGGACAGAATGGAAGCTGGCAAAGATCGCTTTTGTGGTCatcattgtttttgtgttgtcttGGACTCCTTATGCCTGCGTCACTCTCATCGCCTGGGCCGG GTACAGTCACGTTCTTTCACCATATTCCAAGGCAGTACCTGCGGTGATCGCCAAAGCATCAGCAATATACAATCCCTTCATCTACGCCATCATACGCTCCAAATACAG AGACACGCTGGCAGAGAAGGTGCCATGTTTGCATTTTCTAGCGCAGTCATCGCGTAAAGACTTCATCTGCGTGTCCAACAGCGAGTCGTCCTTCAGAGAACCCGTGATCAGCAGACATTCCTCTGGATTCCAGCGCGTGTACTCCATGTCTACTGGTGACACG GTGTGGAGTGATGTCGAGTTAGATCCCATGGACCAGAAGAGTCACTTCCTCAGAAACTCACGATCAGCCAATCAGCTGCGAGACGAGGCACAGAAGCAGAAGGCTAAACGGGTTGAGATGAGGATCAAAGGACGAGGTGAAGACAGCAGTGAAGAGAAG CTTGCAGTGACAGACACCTGGGCTTTGAGAAGTTCTGGCCACGACTTGGTGTCTGAGTCTGTCAACATGACCACTGTCCCTCTCCTCATGGCTAAAGACCAAAGTCCAGGAGAAGAAGAGCAGAGCGAGGATTCCCTGACAGGACAGGTCAGTATTTCTGTAAGCTCCCTGACCAGAAGTCTGGCTTTTTATGAAGACATGGACACGCCTGTCCGCTCCACATCAGAGAACAACCTGCGTGAGAAGAATATAGTGACACAAACCAGAGAAGATGATTTCATACTGAGGACTCTGAACTGCTCCCCGGAGCTTTTCGAGTCTGTGCAGAAATATATATTGCGTGAGACGGCAAAACCAGGGACATGA